The region TTCAGTTCAAGCATTGATTTGCATCCATCAAGGAGGCTGAGTAGAGTTTGGTTTAGATTTGCAATTTTAAATGACGGTGACACGCCAGGCATTTAAAGATATATCTTCTAGCACCTGCTGGTCTAACACTTCAAGTACATGTATTACCCAAGCACCGCCACACTGTTTGGAGACAGAGAATGTGATGGTTAGGGATCAAGGGGTTCTCAAGCTTTTAATTGAATTTAAGTAGTTAGTCGTCAAGGAAACATAGACATCATTGTAAACAGGAAGTCAAATTTATATAAATAAGATTATAATATTGGTGCATCATGACCCTAAAAAAGGGAAGAAACTGGGGAACCAAACAACCCAGTAAGacatctgaactataagaatgcaCGATTCCTCTTTTAAAGGTTTAATTTCCAAATAAGCACAATCATGCTTCAAAACAATTTATGAAGAATAATCCAATCTCATATTTCTTGACTTCAAAGTCCTTCCACCAATAATTCAGTCCCCATCGAAAAATTATTAGTTCTGACAGTATGATGAAGACTGAACCATCACAATCAAGATTAAGAACCAAGCATTAAATAGAAAAACAGGGATCATAACCATTTAAACCTTTAATCAAGCATATAAGatacttcattttcaaataaCAGTGCCAGataataaaaattaacatcTCAGCTAAATTTATTTCCTCATTTCAATCTCTCACTCTCACCTAAACGGATGGATTACATCAAAGTCAACTTAAATATAATACACAAGTGAAAAAGTAAGCAGAAAAGTGATTCAATAAGACTGTGTTTGTTAAGCAAATGCATTCTCTTCTCTAATGTTATTATCTGTACTCTTTTAAGCAACAAAATTACAGATTAAGTGAGTACTAACCAGAATGAGAAGCACATCTAAATTCATTAATGCATTCCAACTAGTACAGATGATTTATTCCATATCAAAGTTGCTGTTAGTGCTACCAGGTTTCTTTCAGTCATTTTATCAACTAGTTTGCAGACAGAAAGCTTGTCTTTGATTCCATTAATTAGAACTAACAATTTTGAACCTAGTCAATGATATAAAATGGCTGAAATAACAACAAATGAAgcatacaacaacaacaacaacaacatcatcaAAAAGCAAAACCCACATTGTATTTATGTGCAAGAAGGTATTTTGATACATACCCACAAAAGGGGAGGTGGCGGTTTGTTAGACAGAGGCGTCCTGATGATAGAAGATCTCTCCGTTCACGCAAAATGCAGTAGAGTCACTCTTTGGGCTTGGGCGAGCGTTTTTCTGGCGGCTATATAATTTTAGCAGCGATTTTGGTTGCTGCTCTTCACTTGTTTCGTTTCAACACTTTTGCTTGTTTGGTTTATCAAACTAGTGAGTAGGATTTGTAGTTTGCTTTATAAGTATTGTataaaatgttttatttttactataaatatttataaataagtaTGTAATAATTGAGGGTTGAAATTGAAAGTTGGGTAAAGACCAATCCTCTCCTTTTTTAGTTAAAGTTGGATCGATTAAAACTCAAAGAATTGCTCGCCAGCACTAACGTTATGTAAGAGTAAAATATGAAGGAACGATAGTGCAATGTAATTAGATAAGTAAATTAAGAATATAGCTCCAAACTTTTACAATTTATATAGCTCTTCCAAAGAAGCCAACATTGTAGCTTCAGTAGCAACGAATGAAGTCCACTCGACGTCACATATAATACAAAGAGGAGGAATGACTTTGGTATGAATCATATAAATAGTGGAAACAAAACAGAGTCGACAAGTGGCAAAGGGGGCTGAGACAATGGAAGCGGAGGCAACATGGTAGAAGCAAAGGCAGACAACAACGTAAGCAAAGGCAATAGCGGAGGTGACAATAAATTCGGTAGATGTGGTGGTGCTAGCAGGTAGTGGCGGAGGAGGTGAATGATCGTAAagtaaaaaagaacaaaaaagtgaaaaaaatacTTCATAGAGGATTGAAACAGGAGGAATGACTTCAGTATAGATCATATAAACAGTGGAAACAAAACAGAGTCAACAAGTGGCATAGGGGGATAACCCCCTTTCTCTCTAATTATGAGGTACTAAATTTGCTTTTGAATTGAAAAACAAATAGGCATTTATCACCTTACTttattttgtgtgtgtgtgtgttaaaATTGCGCGCTATTGCAATTTCGACTTAGGTGTTAAAGGTCTCCCCAAGAGTGTGGTTCCTAGGAATTGAACTCTCAACCTAAGATTCAAATATCAACTTTTTATCACTATAACCGACATTCGTTGGATAGTTATAAGTTATAAccttattttgagagtttgtgATTAGTTACAAATACTTTTTAATGAAGAACTACTCTAAAAGTTTAAAGTTAAGAAGCACCGACATCAACACCAACTCTAAACACGACACATACAAGGCAAGGCAGGATACCGGAACACAACTCAAACACCACAACATCTTAAGAAGTTGGGTGGCAAAACACCAGctatatatgaaaaaaatatataaaacccTAAATATTATATTTCAAAATAACTTCCTTGATAAGTAACCAAGTCTACGGCATCAAGCAAAGGAGAACAGTTTGAAGATCAAACTGATTCCTAGAAAACAAAAATTCAACAATTCAAACCAACATTAATTAGGTCCAAGAAAATTAAAAGCATAACCTATAGATTACTAAGCATAATGGTTCAAGCATTAGATAGCCTACTTCCTTCCATGCATATAGTTGAAGATTTGAGCTTGGAGCTGCATGTCAGTGTCATATAATCCATTAGGCTGGTAGAATTCATCATACAATGGATAATCTGTCAGAGTTTGGTAAGCTCCTTGATCGTGCAGGTTCTCAGAAGAAAGAGCATGTTGCTGCTGCATTGCCTGAATATAATTTCCATCATAATAACCTGCTGGATTCATGTTTTGAATTTGATTGTTTGCTTCAGCTTCTCCATACTCCTTCACTTCCAGCACACCACCAGTTCTAGGATCATCACCTGTTACAACATCATTTCCCATCAATTGAAGCATGGAAGCAGGTTGAGAGCTCTCACCAATCTGAAATGTATTGTAGCTATCACCAATTGGATTCATGTTCTGCATCATGAGATAATTGAGGTAGCTATTCTGATTTGGGTCCAAAAAAGGAGGAATTGATTCTGCTACTTCTTTTccttttagcatattcatcctTGCATTGCATGCATCAAGCTTAGCATCCAAAAAGTTAATCATAATCCTCAATTGTTCTTCCCCCAAATTATTCAAAGATGCATCCCATTCAGGGTACATCACCTTCATCTTGTTTTTGTACAATTTGGAAATCTCCCCTTCAACTTTTTTGATCCTATCATCAAAATACTCATGCACACCAAACATCTTGGCACGCCTATCACTAGTTGTGTTCTGATATTTCTGAATGACGTGATGAAATTTGCTTGGGTCCTCTGGGGGCCATGACCATGTTTCAGGTTCAGCAGAATTAGGGGCATAGATAATTGCAGCGGCTTCAACATCACAAAGAATGGAAAACTCATTAAATTTTTTCAGCAACccatcttttctcttcttaaagGTTGTTTCTCgatttttttccttcttaatCAGTTCCATAGGTATTCTTCCACGACCCATTGTCTACAAAagaatttatcaaaaaaaattgaagtcactattttttctttctctaacGAATCAAAGTAACAAAGGCTGAATATGAGATACTAACATATATAAAAATCGATGAAATCAAAATAAATACTATATTTCTTGTATGTATTCTAATGAATCAAAATGATAAAGACTGAACTGTAAGTATGTAACATACTAACATATAACATAGTAACATGTATAAAAATCGATGAAACCAAAATAAATACTATATCTTGGTATTCAGCATACTCATCGTACTAAATCCAaaaccatcattttcaccaagaGTTCAAGATTAAAATAAAAGACTTATGTAGTAAAAGGTTTCTTCATcaaaagcaacaaaaaaaatggAGCTTTACCTCTTTTTCTCTTGTTGAAACCTTGTTCTATTCctctctttttgctttctctcctTGTTTGGTGTGTTAACTATCCTTTTATAAAAGactttatttcattttatatcGTTAATTTCTTTCTCCCTTTCCTTTAATTAGTGCTGAAATTTCTCTACTCTGCCCTATTAAATTCAATATTCATTATTTTTGCGATTTCGATTTATTTCTTTCCTCTTTTAAATTTATGAGCCCGTCCTTATCCTAATGTTTGacaattaaatttatattaaatacctGAATATTTAGTTCATTCAGGATCAATTGATCACTTGTTTCCATTTTTACTCAAATTATAATTAATTGCTATATATCTTCGATGAATTATATATATGCATTCACATGGTCTAATTACTTTAACGAAATTTTAGGACAGAAATGCCAATCTTAATTGAttttgttcaatttaaattgtGATTTAGTTTGAAAATAAATGGATTATCTGCGTGTGGGGATTTTTTGAGCCATGTTACCATGTAGCATTGTTCTTCTGACTGAAACAAAATTGATTAACTTCAAATATGCTTCATGCCTAGTCGTGTGGGGATTTTTTCGGGCCATGTAGGATTGCTCTTTTGAAATGCCTTAAACAAAATTGATAGATGGCACGGCAAATTTTTTAATGAACATTCACAACCAAAAAGTCATCGTTTGATCTTaattgattttgttcaatctaattgtgatttattttgaaaataaataaattaactacaaagttgctttttgcctagTCGTGTGGGTAATTTTCAGGCCATGTAGCATTGTTCTTCTAAAACGAAATTGATAGATGGAACGGCATAGATTTTAATGAACTTTGATGACTAAAAAGCCATCAATCTTATTTGAttttgttcaatttaaattgtGATTTAGTTTGAAAATAAATGGATTCATCAAAGCTTCTCCGTGCCTAGTCGTGTAAGGATTTTTTGGGCCATGTAGAATTGCTTTTCTAAAACGGATTTCATAGATATATGATGGCACGACAAAAAGCCACCATTCAATCTTAATTgattttgtttaatttgaattgtGATTTAGTTTGAAAATAAATGGATTACCTACAAATTAAGCTGATTCGTGCCTCTTTTGATATTCTTTTattgaatatttatttaaatattgatCTAATAAGCTATGAAACCCAGGTCCATGTGGAACCAGAAAACACGTTCTAATCAATTTCtttcacaaaataaaaaatataggaCTTAATTCACCAATTTTAGTGGGAAAATTAACCCAAATATTTACCAAAGCTTTCTACTATTTTCACTCTCAATCAACAGCTCATAAACTCATCACATATGATATAGACATATGTTGTCATTTGCAAAAGAATGTGAGAAACAATAGGTATATCTTTTGAGCAATTTTAATACCATGAACTtatgggaattagatttcccacccctcaTTTAGAATTGCCATCCCATTTAAAAGTTGGGAAAAGCCAAAATTGTCCCTCCGTGTTTTACTCCGGAGGTTGAACATTCAGACTCATCCAAAACTTCAACTTTCGGACTCTGTTAATATTAGAACAGAATTCAGATTCACTTTTAGAACATAACAAAACATCAACACTCAGAGCTCTCAAGATGTGCGAC is a window of Lotus japonicus ecotype B-129 chromosome 5, LjGifu_v1.2 DNA encoding:
- the LOC130720025 gene encoding agamous-like MADS-box protein AGL12 — protein: MELIKKEKNRETTFKKRKDGLLKKFNEFSILCDVEAAAIIYAPNSAEPETWSWPPEDPSKFHHVIQKYQNTTSDRRAKMFGVHEYFDDRIKKVEGEISKLYKNKMKVMYPEWDASLNNLGEEQLRIMINFLDAKLDACNARMNMLKGKEVAESIPPFLDPNQNSYLNYLMMQNMNPIGDSYNTFQIGESSQPASMLQLMGNDVVTGDDPRTGGVLEVKEYGEAEANNQIQNMNPAGYYDGNYIQAMQQQHALSSENLHDQGAYQTLTDYPLYDEFYQPNGLYDTDMQLQAQIFNYMHGRK